CACCAGGATGGGTGTGGTCAACGCCGCGACGACGATCTCCCAACCGGTGAAATGCCAAGGCATCACCATCGAGATGGCCACCACCGGAATTGCCAGGAGCAGCGAACCGATGAGCCGCACCTTGAGCTGACCGTCGGGCACGTCGTGGTTCATGTGATCCTGCGGATCCGAACCGTCATGCTCGTGGCGGGCCGGCTGGCCGCGATGTTGTGACCCGCCGATCACCTGGGCTTGGTAGCCCACCGATTCGACGGCCTTGACGAGATCCTCATCGGAGATCGAACCGTCGTGCTCGACGCGGGCGCTTTCCAGTGCCAGGTTCACGCGCGCCGTCACACCCTCGAGTCTGTTGAGCCCCTTCTCCACACGGGACGCACACGAGGCACACGTCATGCCATGCAGCCGCAGATCAGTGGTCTCCATGCCCGTGTCAGTGAACTCCATGCCCCAACAATACCCCTAGGGGGTACCAAATAACAGGGTGACCTGCGCTACAGACCGCGCCTGGCCACGACGATCTGCAACGGCATTGGCAGCTGAACCCTGGCGCGGAGTTCGACGACGATCGACGGGTCCGCATGGGCAGCAAGGCTACGCAACGCCTTCGGACCATAGGCACGCAACTGACTGATGGCGCCGTCATGAGCCACCGGACGCGCCCACCCCACCGCCGCCGACAGGAGGTACGAGGGCGCCAACAGCGGTGCTGGCAGGCGCAGCAGGTCGATGATCAAGAGGGTGCGCCCCACCCGGGTGCCCTCGGCGAACACCTTCGCGGCAAGCGAGGGCGGGAGATGGTGAAACGACAGCGCGAACACCACCAGATCGAACGCCCCATCCGGAGCGTCAATAGCCGTCGCATCCATGGCGCGGACGGTCACCCGGGAGTCCGAACCCAGGCCGGACGCGGCGATACCGGCGACAGAAGAGGGCTCGATGTCCGTCACCGTGACCGAGACATCGGGGCGCAACTTCAGCAGTTCGCGGGACAGGCCACCGTGCGCGGCGCCAAGCTCGAGCACGCGCGGACTATCGATGCCGACCAGGAAGCAGGCCGCCTGCTGCGCATTCCACCGGTGCAGCCCCTTCTTCTCGCCGAGAAGGTCAAGCGACTCGACGACAGCCTGTCTCTTGGCGGGAACGTCGTCGCGGTCCAGGTACTCCAGCCGGTCGGTCTGCAGCTTGCGATCCCATAGGCGAGCACCGAATCCAGCGCGCGGCATCAGGTCGATATCAACGGTTTCGGCCATGCCACCAGCGTAGGTCAATATCAGGCATCCTGATATTAGAATGAGCTATGAATCGCCTGGCCTGCCTCGCGCCGTGCCCGGACACCGCGTGATATCGCCATGACCAGGAATACGCCGGCCACCGCGGTGAGCGCGAGCGCCCGGGCCACGCAGGCACCGTCCAGCGCGGTGAAGTACAGCGTGGGCTCCCCCTTCGCGACCGGCGCGACCTCGGTGGGCACGCGGGCCGCCACCGCCGCCCAGACGGCGAGCGCGGCCGCCACCGCCGCGACGGCCAGATCCACCGCTACTCGTTTCCCGAACTTCACCACTGCTCACTCTCGATATCGATTTCCGGATCCTCCCCCAGATCCATGCCTGCCGGCGGTGCGGGCACCAACGTCGCGAGCGCCGTCCGCAGCTCCTGGTGCTTCTTGGCCCATGCCTGCGCCCGACGCCCTCCCGTCAGCCGCAGACCGACGGGTTTACGCCCCTTGGGCACACCCGTCAGCTCACCCAGCGGACGAGACTCCTCCCACACGTGGCGGTCGTCCTCGGGATACAGCCACTTGATCTGGCTGACCGCCAGGGTCTCGCCGCCCTGACGGAGCTCGGTGGGCGTCAGCTCCACGGTGGCGTGCACCCGCGCGGCGTATATCTGCAGCGATATGAA
The nucleotide sequence above comes from Mycobacteroides saopaulense. Encoded proteins:
- a CDS encoding class I SAM-dependent methyltransferase, which gives rise to MAETVDIDLMPRAGFGARLWDRKLQTDRLEYLDRDDVPAKRQAVVESLDLLGEKKGLHRWNAQQAACFLVGIDSPRVLELGAAHGGLSRELLKLRPDVSVTVTDIEPSSVAGIAASGLGSDSRVTVRAMDATAIDAPDGAFDLVVFALSFHHLPPSLAAKVFAEGTRVGRTLLIIDLLRLPAPLLAPSYLLSAAVGWARPVAHDGAISQLRAYGPKALRSLAAHADPSIVVELRARVQLPMPLQIVVARRGL